A genome region from Triticum aestivum cultivar Chinese Spring chromosome 2B, IWGSC CS RefSeq v2.1, whole genome shotgun sequence includes the following:
- the LOC123042132 gene encoding acidic endochitinase-like isoform X1, with amino-acid sequence MVANLRLAPVLVVVVGWSTDMVGILITSKAGGISIYWGQNGGEGTLAATCATGNYKFVNIAFLSSFGNGQPPVLNLAGHCVPTNGGCANLSSDIKSCQSNGVKVMLSIGGGAGGYYLSSSQDAKNVATYLWNNFLGGKSSSRPLGDAVLDGIDFDIEGGTPLHWDDLARFLKGYSNSDRRVYLTAAPQCPFPDAWVGGALNTGLFDYVWVQFYNNAPCQYTSGSTSNLADSWKQWLTVPAKQIFLGLPASPQAAGSGFIPADDLKSDVLPLIKSAGKYGGIMLWSKYYDDQDGYSSSVKSDV; translated from the coding sequence AAGCCGGCGGCATTTCCATCTACTGGGGCCAGAATGGTGGTGAGGGCACGCTGGCTGCAACTTGCGCCACCGGCAACTACAAATTCGTCAACATCGCCTTCCTTTCCTCCTTTGGCAATGGCCAGCCACCAGTCCTCAACCTAGCAGGTCACTGCGTCCCAACCAACGGCGGTTGCGCCAATCTGAGCTCCGACATCAAGTCATGCCAGAGCAACGGCGTCAAGGTCATGCTCTCCATCGGTGGTGGGGCAGGCGGCTACTACCTTTCCTCGTCCCAGGATGCCAAGAATGTCGCGACGTACCTATGGAACAACTTCTTAGGAGGTAAGTCATCTTCGCGGCCTCTCGGTGACGCGGTCCTTGACGGCATCGACTTTGATATCGAGGGTGGTACACCCCTGCACTGGGACGATCTTGCAAGGTTCCTAAAAGGGTATAGCAACTCCGACAGGAGAGTGTACTTGACTGCCGCGCCACAGTGCCCTTTTCCTGATGCATGGGTGGGAGGCGCcctcaacaccggcctctttgACTATGTGTGGGTGCAGTTCTACAACAACGCACCTTGTCAGTATACTTCAGGCAGCACTTCCAATCTAGCTGATTCATGGAAGCAGTGGTTGACAGTTCCTGCAAAGCAGATCTTCCTTGGTCTCCCGGCGTCACCTCAGGCCGCCGGGAGCGGGTTCATCCCGGCTGATGACCTAAAGTCGGATGTTCTCCCATTGATCAAGAGTGCAGGGAAGTATGGTGGGATCATGTTGTGGTCCAAGTATTATGATGACCAGGATGGCTATAGCTCTTCGGTGAAGAGTGATGTTTGA
- the LOC123042132 gene encoding acidic endochitinase-like isoform X2 has product MASSSSMLQLLVVAVAAAQFLGSEAGGISIYWGQNGGEGTLAATCATGNYKFVNIAFLSSFGNGQPPVLNLAGHCVPTNGGCANLSSDIKSCQSNGVKVMLSIGGGAGGYYLSSSQDAKNVATYLWNNFLGGKSSSRPLGDAVLDGIDFDIEGGTPLHWDDLARFLKGYSNSDRRVYLTAAPQCPFPDAWVGGALNTGLFDYVWVQFYNNAPCQYTSGSTSNLADSWKQWLTVPAKQIFLGLPASPQAAGSGFIPADDLKSDVLPLIKSAGKYGGIMLWSKYYDDQDGYSSSVKSDV; this is encoded by the coding sequence ATGGCTAGTAGTTCATCTATGCTGCAACTGCTGGTCGTGGCAGTAGCTGCGGCGCAGTTTCTTGGGTCAGAAGCCGGCGGCATTTCCATCTACTGGGGCCAGAATGGTGGTGAGGGCACGCTGGCTGCAACTTGCGCCACCGGCAACTACAAATTCGTCAACATCGCCTTCCTTTCCTCCTTTGGCAATGGCCAGCCACCAGTCCTCAACCTAGCAGGTCACTGCGTCCCAACCAACGGCGGTTGCGCCAATCTGAGCTCCGACATCAAGTCATGCCAGAGCAACGGCGTCAAGGTCATGCTCTCCATCGGTGGTGGGGCAGGCGGCTACTACCTTTCCTCGTCCCAGGATGCCAAGAATGTCGCGACGTACCTATGGAACAACTTCTTAGGAGGTAAGTCATCTTCGCGGCCTCTCGGTGACGCGGTCCTTGACGGCATCGACTTTGATATCGAGGGTGGTACACCCCTGCACTGGGACGATCTTGCAAGGTTCCTAAAAGGGTATAGCAACTCCGACAGGAGAGTGTACTTGACTGCCGCGCCACAGTGCCCTTTTCCTGATGCATGGGTGGGAGGCGCcctcaacaccggcctctttgACTATGTGTGGGTGCAGTTCTACAACAACGCACCTTGTCAGTATACTTCAGGCAGCACTTCCAATCTAGCTGATTCATGGAAGCAGTGGTTGACAGTTCCTGCAAAGCAGATCTTCCTTGGTCTCCCGGCGTCACCTCAGGCCGCCGGGAGCGGGTTCATCCCGGCTGATGACCTAAAGTCGGATGTTCTCCCATTGATCAAGAGTGCAGGGAAGTATGGTGGGATCATGTTGTGGTCCAAGTATTATGATGACCAGGATGGCTATAGCTCTTCGGTGAAGAGTGATGTTTGA